The DNA window TTCAACGAGTCCGAAGTTCTCACCAAACTGGCTGTCGATAGCGTGTCAGAATATGTCAAAATCCCTGGAGGTTTTGATCGCGTTGGGGGATTGGAGATAGCCTTCAAAGATGAAGGCATCAACCGACTAAAGACGAGATACAAAGATGCAGAGAAGTTAGGACTGCCAGCGGCTATGATGAGTATGGAAGAAGCTCACAAACTAGCACCTGATCTGGTGAAAGAATCAGCTGCTGGGTCAGCCTTGTTCTTTGGCTCAGATGGGACAGCCAATGCTGCCAAAATCACAACCTGGTATCAGGATGAAGCGAGGAAAAATGGCGTCAAAATTGTTGAAGCGGACGTGCAAAAGCTCTCTATCTCGGACAGTCGCATCACAGGCGTCTTCATCAAAGAGAGCGACACTATCCAACAACTCAGCGCGAACAAGGTGATCCTCACCACAGGCATTTGGGCACAAGGCCTAACATCAGAACTCGACTTCCCCGTACCTGTTATCCCAGTTGGCCATCCTTATATGCATGCTCAAACCCGCTGTCCTCTACCCCATAAAATTCCATTCGTCAGATGGCCGGAGCATCATATATATGCTAGGGATCACGGTGTCAATTTTGGCATTGGAAGTTACGATCACGCACCCATCTGTCAAAATCCAGGAGATTCTGCAACGGGAGAATGGGTAG is part of the Fusarium poae strain DAOMC 252244 chromosome 4, whole genome shotgun sequence genome and encodes:
- a CDS encoding hypothetical protein (TransMembrane:1 (o6-23i)), with protein sequence MTNTESVIIVGSGIVGSSLAYFLSKSPTTRSITIIDRSFTSLLGSSGIAPGFIGQFNESEVLTKLAVDSVSEYVKIPGGFDRVGGLEIAFKDEGINRLKTRYKDAEKLGLPAAMMSMEEAHKLAPDLVKESAAGSALFFGSDGTANAAKITTWYQDEARKNGVKIVEADVQKLSISDSRITGVFIKESDTIQQLSANKVILTTGIWAQGLTSELDFPVPVIPVGHPYMHAQTRCPLPHKIPFVRWPEHHIYARDHGVNFGIGSYDHAPICQNPGDSATGEWVESFEEPLKFARDLLPSAAQQEFKDGRKFNGVFSMTPDNMPLAGRIKSVDGLFTSVAVWVTHAAGCAKFLVDIIDGKEVDNKTAEALDPQRFRGRDFSELEEKSLLGYNSIYKTVKSSS